One genomic window of Boudabousia tangfeifanii includes the following:
- a CDS encoding GNAT family N-acetyltransferase, with protein sequence MSFVLRTPTREEFSVRQAWLADPEMMSFNAGWPIDNDSYDRETGCFDWSEDRWDDWIERRLSLPGDVQGYFYVIDEGSGEPVGHAHYMVNGNWAEIGLNTVPRLRRQGIASQVLPLLLERVWRDTSVDFAMNLIEQSQQAAVALHEKFGFECSKEPYMVFEDKRSFLWLLPRPTKDFDQSRRLEWGRDLLLRVVPNAESWLDSTVSREREEGLAPGRWGGTLAEVAELGKRAAGVTGGSPTRMAVTSRWTDEQREELYVYEVKRFYGQIR encoded by the coding sequence GTGTCGTTTGTTTTGCGTACTCCTACGCGTGAGGAGTTTTCGGTTCGTCAGGCTTGGTTGGCTGACCCGGAGATGATGTCTTTTAATGCTGGTTGGCCGATTGATAATGATTCGTACGATCGTGAGACTGGTTGTTTTGATTGGTCCGAGGATCGTTGGGATGATTGGATTGAACGTCGTTTGTCGTTGCCGGGTGATGTGCAGGGCTATTTTTATGTGATTGATGAGGGTTCTGGTGAGCCGGTGGGTCATGCGCATTACATGGTGAATGGCAATTGGGCGGAGATTGGCCTTAATACTGTGCCGAGGTTGCGTCGTCAGGGTATTGCGTCGCAGGTTTTGCCTTTGTTGTTGGAGCGGGTTTGGCGCGATACGAGTGTTGATTTTGCGATGAATTTGATTGAGCAGTCGCAGCAGGCGGCTGTGGCTTTGCATGAAAAGTTTGGTTTTGAATGCTCGAAAGAGCCGTACATGGTTTTTGAGGATAAGCGTTCGTTTTTGTGGTTGCTTCCTCGTCCGACCAAGGATTTTGATCAGAGCCGACGCCTAGAGTGGGGGCGCGATTTGCTGCTGCGGGTGGTTCCTAATGCTGAGTCTTGGTTGGATTCGACTGTTTCGCGTGAGCGTGAGGAGGGTTTGGCTCCTGGTCGTTGGGGTGGCACTTTGGCTGAGGTTGCCGAATTAGGAAAGAGGGCTGCGGGCGTTACTGGTGGTAGTCCTACTCGTATGGCGGTGACTTCTCGCTGGACGGATGAGCAGCGTGAGGAGCTTTATGTGTATGAGGTTAAGCGTTTTTACGGTCAGATTCGTTAG
- a CDS encoding DUF5684 domain-containing protein, giving the protein MPFILNLDNIDEIKNETDLLKYFFRQLQYFALSTWLVTNILLFILSFLGFYLVFKKVGFEEWKAFIPFYRLFIISEIIFGSKKFAIGFFIPIINFITAIIFAFKLAQAFNANELLAILTFFFPSIGLTLIGLNEKYQYKGVQRFPISLS; this is encoded by the coding sequence ATGCCTTTTATTCTGAACTTAGACAATATCGACGAAATAAAAAATGAAACGGACCTACTCAAGTATTTCTTTCGGCAATTACAATATTTCGCCCTCTCCACATGGCTTGTAACCAATATTCTATTATTCATACTCTCATTTTTAGGGTTTTACCTAGTATTTAAAAAAGTTGGTTTTGAAGAATGGAAAGCATTTATTCCTTTCTATCGACTCTTCATCATTAGCGAAATCATATTTGGTAGCAAGAAATTCGCAATCGGTTTCTTCATCCCCATTATCAATTTTATTACTGCGATAATATTCGCTTTTAAGCTTGCGCAAGCATTTAACGCCAATGAGTTACTTGCGATTCTAACGTTTTTCTTCCCTTCTATCGGCCTAACACTCATTGGCTTAAATGAAAAATATCAATATAAGGGAGTTCAAAGGTTTCCAATTTCGTTAAGCTAG
- a CDS encoding Dps family protein, whose product MAVNEAVAKAMQQAVVDLNALALQGKQIHWNLQGKNFLSLHEQLDTVVDFARTSYDEFAERLVAIGGTPDGRANTIADTSVLKPLKEGYINVDEAYPIFESALMDVAAEMIKHIDAVDEVDHLSADLLISTARELEKTAWMLRAEMGKLG is encoded by the coding sequence ATGGCAGTAAATGAAGCCGTAGCAAAGGCAATGCAGCAGGCAGTTGTGGACCTAAACGCTCTCGCTCTACAGGGCAAGCAGATCCACTGGAACCTACAGGGTAAGAACTTCCTTTCCCTCCACGAACAGCTAGACACCGTAGTTGATTTCGCTCGCACCTCGTACGATGAGTTCGCTGAGCGCCTCGTGGCCATCGGTGGCACCCCAGACGGTCGCGCCAACACCATCGCTGACACCTCCGTTCTGAAGCCACTCAAGGAAGGCTACATTAACGTAGACGAAGCCTACCCAATCTTCGAATCCGCCCTCATGGACGTTGCCGCCGAAATGATCAAGCACATTGACGCAGTCGACGAAGTAGACCACCTCTCCGCAGACCTACTCATCTCCACCGCCCGTGAGCTCGAAAAGACCGCCTGGATGCTCCGCGCAGAAATGGGCAAACTAGGCTGA
- a CDS encoding M20 metallopeptidase family protein yields MGTLRADSNYSDCSDGNGIFTSSSHPPSSEKKPDSYWQAMFASDGEISKLLSQITPKMIKWRHYFYQHPELSNNEDKTAAYVLHRLSDFGVDEIKSDVAGNSVVGIINGCGEGKAILLRAEMDALPIRQSHAWKGRYSKKMSLLPHSPDISHASGHDCHIAILLGVAKILCEFRDRFRGKVILLFQAGSEGDYLKKKLNSARQILLDGILQINAPTMAFSLKSAPAPTGTLSCRKGLQFAASTRVNVAFDATMNTNMFEPERTPDPVTALASFLTQVEQLKKRSTNKDSFLAYFGHFWDRGRFNLLPTKTAAWGKIHYFDVDEFNCFKTELERIAEESANAFRCESKVVFDQHIPELKNTSNIVEEAYPVLVDVVGENNIFESMPSFKSDDFSELINEFGGVEILLGVQDCEYPKNGSVDLDRLALSASSPTHTPHFYAQDEALEVGAKVCLRMALAHLSGEVG; encoded by the coding sequence ATGGGTACTCTAAGGGCCGATTCTAATTATTCTGATTGCAGTGATGGCAATGGTATTTTCACCAGTTCTAGTCATCCGCCTAGCAGCGAGAAAAAACCTGACTCTTATTGGCAAGCAATGTTTGCCTCTGATGGAGAAATCTCTAAGCTTCTTTCTCAGATAACGCCCAAAATGATTAAATGGCGTCATTATTTCTACCAGCATCCTGAGCTATCGAATAATGAGGATAAGACTGCTGCTTATGTTCTACATAGACTGTCTGACTTTGGCGTAGATGAAATAAAATCTGATGTTGCTGGTAATAGCGTAGTTGGAATTATCAATGGCTGTGGCGAGGGCAAAGCAATATTGTTACGTGCCGAAATGGATGCCTTACCCATTCGTCAAAGCCATGCTTGGAAGGGACGATATTCCAAGAAGATGTCGCTGCTTCCGCACTCGCCCGACATCTCGCACGCATCGGGCCATGACTGTCATATTGCCATTCTTCTTGGGGTAGCAAAGATTCTTTGCGAATTTCGTGATCGTTTCCGCGGGAAAGTCATTTTACTTTTCCAAGCAGGGAGCGAAGGTGACTATCTAAAGAAAAAACTGAACAGCGCGCGTCAGATTTTATTGGATGGCATCCTGCAAATTAACGCCCCTACCATGGCGTTTTCACTCAAGTCGGCTCCTGCACCTACTGGCACTTTATCTTGCCGAAAAGGTTTACAGTTTGCCGCTTCAACCCGAGTCAATGTAGCTTTCGACGCTACGATGAACACAAATATGTTTGAACCTGAGCGTACACCTGACCCAGTTACTGCACTCGCTTCCTTTTTAACTCAGGTTGAACAGTTGAAAAAGAGAAGTACGAATAAAGATAGTTTTCTTGCTTACTTTGGACATTTCTGGGATCGAGGACGTTTTAACCTGCTCCCAACCAAAACCGCAGCCTGGGGAAAAATTCATTACTTCGATGTGGATGAGTTTAACTGCTTCAAAACGGAACTTGAACGGATTGCAGAAGAATCAGCTAACGCTTTTCGGTGCGAATCAAAGGTAGTTTTTGATCAGCACATTCCTGAACTGAAAAACACTTCAAACATTGTTGAGGAAGCATATCCAGTTTTGGTCGATGTAGTTGGTGAAAATAATATTTTTGAGTCGATGCCTAGCTTCAAATCAGACGATTTCAGCGAACTCATAAACGAATTCGGAGGAGTCGAGATTCTATTAGGGGTGCAAGACTGTGAATACCCCAAAAACGGCTCTGTTGATCTCGACAGGCTAGCATTAAGCGCTTCGAGTCCAACACATACACCACATTTCTATGCACAAGACGAAGCATTAGAAGTCGGCGCCAAGGTTTGCCTGAGAATGGCTTTGGCGCACTTATCTGGCGAGGTTGGCTAG
- a CDS encoding 3'-5' exonuclease: MGLLKWLEKIVNGSTKVTTPTQNNSDKTYLARMGAYQETAPAISWIMPKYQGRDICDWCDEVARLKRENKLEEALKVATGCMESMTSVAIKNPENRMEYYVTEVAIIQHKLKAFSDEARVIENWLSLGITPTDLPIYLELKKRLAKANEMLAKKEGRDASVYTEEWKRLVEELKVAKANKPNNSGICTGRSRANPGTTYKKPKSRYHYIPSDTELLMPDFVAVDFETANKMGGVSACQIALVKVKGGQIVDRFSSLIKPPVGWDRFEFTYLHGIRARDVKNAPSWLELVPFVDSFIEDLPAYAHNAQFDSKVWRELDEYYSTKTHPQNFYCSYLTAKRIIPDLENYKLPTVLKECAPSFRLNHHKADSDAEACAIIVTELQRRL; encoded by the coding sequence ATGGGATTACTGAAATGGCTAGAAAAAATAGTTAATGGCAGTACGAAGGTCACAACACCTACTCAAAATAATTCTGATAAAACTTATTTGGCTCGCATGGGCGCGTATCAAGAGACTGCTCCTGCGATTTCTTGGATCATGCCTAAATATCAGGGGCGCGATATTTGCGATTGGTGCGATGAGGTAGCACGTCTGAAACGAGAGAATAAACTTGAAGAAGCGTTAAAAGTGGCTACTGGATGTATGGAATCTATGACTTCGGTGGCCATAAAAAATCCAGAAAATCGTATGGAGTATTACGTTACTGAAGTAGCGATTATTCAGCATAAGTTGAAGGCGTTTTCAGATGAAGCCAGGGTGATCGAGAATTGGTTGTCGCTTGGTATTACTCCTACTGATCTTCCTATCTATTTAGAGTTAAAAAAGCGTCTTGCAAAAGCAAATGAGATGTTAGCTAAAAAGGAAGGGCGAGACGCTAGTGTCTATACAGAAGAATGGAAACGACTGGTCGAAGAGCTTAAAGTAGCTAAAGCAAATAAGCCTAATAACTCAGGCATTTGTACTGGACGATCTCGAGCTAATCCTGGGACAACTTATAAAAAGCCTAAGAGTAGGTACCACTATATTCCTTCCGATACGGAATTATTGATGCCTGATTTCGTTGCAGTAGACTTTGAAACTGCCAATAAAATGGGTGGCGTTTCGGCATGTCAAATTGCTTTAGTGAAAGTCAAAGGGGGCCAAATAGTTGACCGTTTTAGTAGTTTAATTAAACCCCCTGTTGGGTGGGATAGATTTGAATTCACCTATTTGCACGGAATCAGGGCAAGAGACGTAAAAAATGCTCCTTCGTGGTTGGAGTTAGTGCCTTTCGTAGATTCATTTATTGAGGATTTGCCTGCGTATGCTCATAATGCTCAGTTTGATTCAAAGGTTTGGCGTGAACTAGATGAGTATTATTCAACGAAGACTCACCCACAGAATTTCTATTGTTCATATCTGACAGCGAAAAGAATTATTCCAGATTTAGAAAACTATAAGTTGCCTACAGTTCTAAAGGAATGCGCGCCATCGTTTAGACTAAATCACCACAAGGCAGATTCTGATGCCGAAGCTTGTGCGATTATCGTAACTGAACTTCAACGTAGGCTATAG
- a CDS encoding alpha-L-fucosidase, with protein sequence MPARFSSPGFIEAPWFDAGRFGLFVHFGLYSVAARHEWVMTREKTQVSDYEQLTQAFDPDLFDARKIARAAKAAGMSYAVLTTKHHEGFCLFDSQLTDYTAPKVCGRDLVREWVEALRAEGLKVGCYYSLVDWHHPDFTIDFNHPRRDDPDAREQNEQKNWGRYREYLHAQVRELLTNYGKLDYLFFDFSYPWEVDGWVGKGRNDWDSDGLLAMCRQLQPGMIVNDRLDLEGDLVTPEQYQPTSPMLVEGEPARWEACQTLNGSWGYDRDNTRFKSTEMILQMLADTVSKNGNLLLNIGPDGRGNITPHDRKTLQEIAEWMELHQQAIIGAGQTSHPEMIPAGMTATQRGNRLYLFLDRYPFGHLHLPNSAEKVSFARFLHDGSQIQWEQYDPEQEALTTEPGGQPAGTLSLRLPTKRPEVALPVIELFLK encoded by the coding sequence ATGCCGGCACGTTTTAGTTCCCCTGGTTTTATTGAGGCTCCGTGGTTTGATGCGGGGCGTTTTGGGTTGTTTGTGCATTTTGGGTTGTACTCGGTGGCGGCGCGGCACGAGTGGGTGATGACCCGCGAGAAAACCCAGGTATCCGACTATGAGCAACTGACTCAAGCTTTTGACCCGGATTTGTTCGATGCGCGTAAGATTGCTCGGGCGGCGAAGGCTGCGGGCATGTCTTATGCCGTCTTAACCACCAAGCACCATGAGGGGTTCTGCCTGTTCGACAGTCAGCTCACCGACTACACCGCACCCAAGGTGTGTGGCCGAGACCTGGTACGCGAGTGGGTGGAAGCCCTGCGTGCCGAAGGGCTTAAAGTGGGCTGCTACTACTCGCTAGTAGACTGGCACCACCCCGACTTCACCATCGACTTCAACCATCCTCGGCGTGACGACCCAGACGCACGCGAACAAAACGAGCAGAAAAACTGGGGGCGCTACCGCGAATACCTGCACGCACAAGTACGTGAACTCCTGACCAACTACGGGAAACTCGACTACCTGTTCTTCGACTTTTCCTACCCGTGGGAAGTCGACGGTTGGGTTGGCAAAGGCCGGAACGACTGGGACTCTGACGGGCTCCTAGCCATGTGCCGGCAGTTGCAGCCCGGAATGATTGTTAACGACCGCCTCGACCTGGAGGGCGACCTCGTCACGCCCGAACAGTACCAGCCCACCTCCCCCATGCTGGTCGAGGGCGAACCCGCCCGCTGGGAAGCCTGCCAAACCCTAAACGGATCGTGGGGATACGACCGTGACAATACTCGTTTCAAGAGCACCGAAATGATCCTGCAAATGCTGGCCGACACCGTCTCCAAAAACGGGAACCTGCTGCTAAACATTGGGCCCGACGGGCGCGGCAACATCACCCCACACGATCGGAAAACCCTGCAAGAAATCGCCGAATGGATGGAACTCCACCAGCAAGCCATCATCGGGGCCGGACAAACCAGCCACCCCGAAATGATTCCCGCCGGAATGACCGCCACCCAACGAGGCAACCGGCTCTACCTATTCCTCGACCGCTACCCCTTCGGGCACCTCCACCTGCCAAACAGCGCAGAAAAAGTCAGCTTCGCCCGCTTCCTCCACGACGGCTCACAAATCCAATGGGAACAATACGACCCAGAACAGGAAGCACTCACCACCGAGCCTGGTGGGCAACCAGCCGGCACCCTCAGCCTACGACTGCCCACCAAACGCCCCGAAGTCGCCCTGCCAGTCATCGAACTATTCCTCAAATAG
- a CDS encoding glycoside hydrolase family 31 protein has protein sequence MTDGSTVKRSSEVSLELLAGERWWGGAVDDAAMQPYGDQNFSRDLAVSKPSEDGIGAPSNQAAPILVSTHGRSVSSDRPFRFEFADGVLHVWGQDLRVVDEARTLAGAYQDLAAQVWSPSGSPARAMFAGPQYNTWIEMPHRPTQEKVLAYVRNLLDCGMPPGVVMIDDMWARDYGTWEFDLSAFPDPAQMVRTLHEWGCAVMLWVVPFVSPDSWLSRQLRKQGFLLLDEDGQVALRPWWNGFSACLDLSNPEAVAWLKGQLDTLRNDFGVDGFKFDAGDVRDYRVADQARGLEPVDMCQAWAEVGLDYEFNEYRACWKMAGAPLAQRLQDKPPTWDGTGIGALIPEMLVQAMIGLSFTCPDMIGGGEIEAMTRAGGIDQELFVRYAQVAALTPMMQFSVSPARVLDEAHFQALRVALGMRERYLPLLLDLVERSGCDGTPLMRPVSYLGAEDGGSLSDVVAQCRDQFLLGDDLLVAPVLEPGATSRRVVLPAGRWRDVASGEVHAGEQVVEVPVSLETLPVFERA, from the coding sequence ATGACTGACGGGTCGACTGTAAAGCGCTCTTCTGAGGTGTCGTTGGAGCTGCTGGCGGGGGAACGCTGGTGGGGCGGCGCGGTTGATGATGCGGCGATGCAACCTTATGGGGACCAGAATTTTTCTCGCGACTTGGCGGTTTCGAAGCCGAGCGAGGATGGGATTGGTGCCCCGTCGAACCAGGCGGCACCGATTCTAGTTTCTACTCATGGTCGGAGCGTTAGTAGCGATCGTCCTTTCCGTTTTGAGTTTGCCGATGGCGTTTTGCATGTTTGGGGTCAGGATTTGCGGGTGGTTGATGAGGCTCGCACTTTGGCTGGGGCCTACCAGGATTTGGCGGCGCAGGTGTGGTCGCCCTCGGGTAGCCCGGCCCGTGCCATGTTTGCTGGTCCGCAGTACAACACTTGGATTGAGATGCCGCACCGTCCTACCCAGGAGAAGGTGCTGGCTTATGTCCGCAATTTGTTGGATTGTGGGATGCCTCCGGGTGTGGTGATGATTGACGACATGTGGGCGCGCGATTATGGCACTTGGGAGTTTGATTTGTCGGCGTTCCCGGATCCGGCCCAGATGGTGCGCACTTTGCACGAGTGGGGTTGTGCGGTCATGCTTTGGGTGGTTCCGTTTGTTAGCCCCGATTCGTGGCTTTCGCGCCAGTTGCGTAAGCAGGGTTTTTTGTTGCTGGACGAGGACGGCCAGGTGGCTTTGCGCCCGTGGTGGAACGGTTTCAGTGCCTGTTTGGACCTTTCGAACCCGGAGGCGGTCGCTTGGCTGAAGGGCCAGTTGGATACGCTCCGCAATGATTTTGGGGTGGATGGTTTCAAGTTTGATGCGGGCGATGTGCGTGATTATCGAGTGGCGGATCAGGCTCGCGGGTTGGAACCGGTGGACATGTGCCAGGCGTGGGCCGAGGTCGGTTTGGACTACGAGTTTAACGAGTACCGGGCTTGTTGGAAGATGGCTGGGGCTCCGCTGGCGCAGCGCTTGCAGGACAAGCCGCCTACTTGGGATGGCACCGGTATTGGCGCTTTGATTCCGGAGATGCTGGTGCAGGCGATGATTGGTTTGTCGTTCACTTGCCCGGACATGATTGGTGGCGGCGAGATTGAGGCGATGACTCGTGCCGGCGGCATTGATCAGGAGTTGTTTGTGCGTTACGCCCAGGTGGCGGCTTTGACCCCGATGATGCAGTTCTCGGTTTCGCCGGCCCGCGTCCTTGATGAGGCGCATTTCCAGGCTTTGCGTGTTGCCCTGGGTATGCGCGAACGCTACTTGCCGTTGTTGTTGGATTTGGTGGAGCGTTCGGGTTGCGATGGTACCCCGTTGATGCGCCCTGTTTCTTATCTAGGGGCCGAGGACGGGGGCAGCCTGTCGGACGTGGTGGCGCAATGCCGAGACCAGTTCCTGTTGGGCGATGACCTGTTGGTGGCACCAGTGCTTGAGCCTGGGGCAACGAGCCGCCGGGTGGTACTTCCTGCCGGGCGGTGGCGTGACGTTGCCTCCGGCGAAGTGCATGCTGGTGAGCAGGTGGTGGAAGTTCCCGTCAGTTTGGAAACTTTGCCAGTTTTCGAACGAGCCTGA
- a CDS encoding LacI family DNA-binding transcriptional regulator has product MAQSRTKKSSLPTSKDVAQYAGVSQSTVSYVLTGSKKISDATRQKVEEAMKVLGYQPHRGARALRTSKTGLIVLMVYLAAGSDTFETVPYIDAITQEAQKHGYEVVLSTGKPSATVLEELSRRGFCDGFIIMDISREDERVSLAQSLHLPVVLMGRPNQSVDLDIVDVDARYAAFQIIEDLAHTGHQSVAVLGGNEGMFAERFFVTEFHQGLTDAANKHGLKIEFFRPKNSSWQAMEEIVPKIAAKRDERLAVVTRTPRSCKQAYRLLEGAGLKIGEDVTLVGYCADRAVDDYPLPLSNISTIATEHSVLAVQSLIARLKDPQIPYVTTLLKAPPFQRRATTVNWKK; this is encoded by the coding sequence ATGGCTCAATCACGGACAAAGAAGTCGTCGCTACCAACCAGTAAAGACGTGGCCCAATACGCTGGGGTCTCACAAAGCACCGTCTCCTATGTGCTGACCGGAAGTAAGAAAATTTCCGACGCCACCAGGCAAAAAGTTGAAGAAGCAATGAAGGTGCTCGGCTACCAGCCGCACCGAGGCGCCCGCGCCCTCCGCACCTCCAAAACCGGCCTAATTGTCCTCATGGTTTACCTGGCAGCCGGCTCCGACACCTTCGAAACTGTGCCCTACATTGACGCCATCACCCAAGAAGCCCAAAAACACGGTTACGAAGTAGTGCTCTCCACCGGCAAACCATCCGCCACCGTCCTCGAAGAACTATCTCGGCGCGGCTTCTGCGACGGTTTCATCATCATGGATATTTCCCGCGAGGACGAACGCGTCTCCCTGGCCCAATCCCTACACTTGCCCGTAGTCCTAATGGGACGGCCCAACCAGTCAGTCGACCTCGACATTGTGGACGTTGATGCCCGCTACGCTGCCTTCCAAATCATCGAAGACTTGGCGCATACCGGGCACCAAAGCGTCGCCGTCCTTGGAGGCAACGAAGGCATGTTCGCCGAACGATTCTTCGTCACCGAATTCCACCAAGGCCTTACCGATGCCGCCAACAAACACGGACTAAAAATCGAATTCTTCCGCCCCAAAAACAGTTCCTGGCAGGCGATGGAAGAGATCGTGCCCAAGATTGCGGCCAAACGCGACGAACGATTAGCCGTAGTCACCCGCACCCCCAGATCCTGCAAGCAAGCCTACCGGCTACTCGAAGGCGCCGGGCTCAAAATCGGCGAAGACGTCACCCTAGTTGGTTACTGCGCTGATCGTGCCGTCGACGACTACCCGCTACCGCTGAGCAACATTTCCACCATCGCCACCGAACATTCGGTACTGGCCGTACAATCGCTCATCGCGCGCCTCAAAGACCCGCAAATCCCCTACGTCACCACTCTGTTAAAAGCGCCGCCGTTCCAGCGTCGCGCCACCACCGTCAACTGGAAAAAGTGA
- a CDS encoding sulfatase-like hydrolase/transferase, whose translation MRPNFLFLLTDDQGPWAVPWKMPELQMPNLAQLGQEGKIFDEFYCASPVCSPARASLMTGRMPSAHGVHDWLAIKDTTYPESPRYLEGIDTLPQLLKGGGYYVGHAGKWHLGDASSNPPGFDYFWSHRFGGGRYYNAPIWQDGQQAEEPGYFTDGIGRHATEFFDQYQAEGEDRPFYLQLWTTAPHDPWDSENHPAELLAPYQDCEFPSVPRPPAHPWTRARMQQFNWAFADPQRALAGYSAALGGVDRLLGQVREELEKRGLADNTIIVYQADNGFSCGHHGIWGKGNGTYPLNFWENSVKVPCVLYFPPKLQEELGITNLETDTTAASATSFLPTICDFAQVAKPVDPLCDAPSLRSRCTQTTGEDQANGEVVAVFDEYGGGRMIRVGDYKLVLRHQGPTELYHLGNDPEEANNLAQERENDPQIEAVISRLSHQLEEYFFTHQTQAFNGYELPVTGCGQHEPMWIDKGTASFHQGLVTEAELAAHPEIETDFSGEYWWR comes from the coding sequence ATGCGTCCAAATTTTCTCTTCCTCCTAACTGACGACCAGGGTCCTTGGGCAGTTCCGTGGAAAATGCCTGAACTGCAAATGCCGAACTTGGCGCAGTTAGGACAGGAAGGGAAAATTTTTGACGAGTTTTACTGTGCCTCACCCGTGTGTTCGCCCGCTCGCGCCTCGTTGATGACCGGGCGGATGCCTTCTGCCCATGGGGTGCATGACTGGCTCGCCATTAAGGACACCACCTACCCCGAGTCCCCGCGCTACCTTGAGGGGATCGATACTTTGCCGCAGCTGCTCAAGGGTGGCGGCTACTATGTGGGGCACGCCGGTAAGTGGCATTTGGGGGATGCTTCCTCCAATCCTCCCGGTTTCGACTACTTCTGGTCGCACCGTTTCGGTGGGGGTCGCTATTACAATGCGCCGATCTGGCAGGACGGTCAGCAGGCCGAGGAGCCCGGCTACTTTACCGACGGCATTGGCCGTCATGCCACCGAGTTCTTTGACCAATATCAGGCCGAGGGCGAGGATCGCCCCTTCTACCTGCAACTTTGGACTACCGCGCCGCACGATCCTTGGGACAGTGAGAATCATCCGGCAGAGCTTCTTGCCCCCTACCAGGATTGCGAGTTCCCCAGCGTGCCGAGGCCGCCCGCGCACCCTTGGACCCGTGCGCGGATGCAACAGTTCAACTGGGCTTTCGCTGATCCCCAGCGGGCATTGGCTGGATACTCGGCCGCCCTCGGTGGGGTAGACCGCTTACTTGGTCAGGTTCGGGAGGAACTGGAAAAGCGGGGACTGGCCGACAATACCATCATTGTTTATCAAGCAGATAATGGCTTCTCTTGTGGGCATCATGGCATTTGGGGCAAGGGTAATGGCACTTACCCGCTGAATTTCTGGGAGAACTCGGTCAAGGTACCGTGCGTTTTATACTTCCCGCCCAAGCTGCAGGAAGAACTAGGAATTACCAATCTTGAGACTGATACGACGGCAGCGTCGGCGACCTCGTTTTTGCCAACGATTTGCGATTTCGCCCAGGTGGCCAAGCCTGTCGATCCGTTGTGTGATGCGCCCTCGTTACGCTCGCGCTGCACCCAAACCACTGGCGAAGATCAGGCCAATGGTGAGGTCGTGGCTGTCTTTGACGAGTACGGTGGCGGCCGCATGATTCGCGTCGGCGACTACAAGCTGGTGCTACGCCATCAGGGGCCGACCGAACTGTACCACTTGGGTAATGACCCCGAGGAAGCCAACAACCTAGCGCAAGAGCGGGAAAATGACCCGCAGATTGAAGCAGTCATTAGCCGCCTGAGCCACCAGCTCGAAGAATATTTCTTCACGCACCAGACGCAGGCTTTCAACGGCTACGAATTGCCGGTGACCGGCTGTGGCCAGCACGAACCCATGTGGATTGATAAGGGCACTGCTTCGTTCCACCAGGGTTTGGTGACCGAGGCCGAACTCGCCGCCCACCCCGAAATCGAAACCGATTTCAGCGGCGAATACTGGTGGCGTTAG
- a CDS encoding carbohydrate ABC transporter permease produces the protein MADNTLIPDVVDPLTKKKKSKKPPTTRRGKEERVRYWVRSAIVLSITAVVMLPLYYIFVSTFKTQTEMALKPFALPESWSLSNYVTVFTTLPVGQAFLNTLIVTVTAVFLQVFIGSLAAYGMILRKSWFTAAVGSILLIGFTIPVQATLIPVYRLGAKLDLTNSLLGLVIVYMGSSVFCYFLIVGYMRKLPMELIEAARIDGAGPWTIYWRIVLPLIRPILTTVVVFQTLATWNDFLWPNILLVSNDKRTIVLQVFNAISEFTTDWPLFMTITVIALVPVMVFFVFTQRWIVAGLISGSVKG, from the coding sequence ATGGCAGACAACACTTTAATCCCAGACGTAGTAGACCCTTTGACCAAAAAGAAGAAGTCGAAAAAACCACCAACGACTCGTCGTGGCAAGGAAGAACGAGTTCGCTACTGGGTGCGCAGCGCCATCGTCCTTTCCATTACCGCCGTGGTGATGTTACCGCTGTACTACATTTTCGTTTCGACCTTTAAAACCCAGACCGAAATGGCGCTCAAGCCATTCGCGCTCCCAGAAAGCTGGTCGCTTTCGAACTATGTCACGGTGTTTACCACTTTGCCGGTGGGGCAGGCCTTCTTGAACACCCTGATCGTGACTGTCACGGCAGTGTTCCTTCAAGTTTTCATTGGTTCGCTGGCAGCCTACGGCATGATCTTGCGTAAGTCTTGGTTTACTGCCGCGGTCGGCTCCATCTTGCTAATTGGTTTCACGATCCCCGTACAAGCAACCTTGATCCCGGTGTACCGTCTTGGCGCTAAGCTCGACTTGACTAACAGCTTGCTCGGCCTAGTGATCGTCTACATGGGTAGTTCGGTTTTCTGCTACTTCCTGATTGTTGGCTACATGCGCAAACTACCCATGGAATTGATCGAGGCCGCCCGCATCGATGGTGCTGGTCCTTGGACTATTTACTGGCGAATCGTGTTGCCATTGATCCGTCCGATTCTAACCACCGTGGTTGTCTTCCAGACCCTAGCAACTTGGAACGACTTCTTGTGGCCAAATATTTTGTTGGTCTCGAACGACAAACGCACCATCGTGTTGCAGGTCTTCAACGCCATCAGTGAATTCACTACTGACTGGCCACTCTTTATGACGATTACCGTCATCGCGCTGGTTCCGGTGATGGTCTTCTTCGTCTTCACTCAGCGTTGGATTGTGGCCGGTTTGATTTCGGGTTCTGTAAAGGGCTGA